The window TTCGACGCGCACGACGTTTCGTTCGTCTCGATCACTCAGCAGTTCAACACGACGACCTCAATGGGCCGACTTACGCTCAACGTCCTGCTGTCATTCGCGCAATTCGAGCGTGAGGTAACGGGCGAGCGGATTCGTGACAAGATCGCCGCCTCCAAGCGCAAGGGAATGTGGATGGGCGGGGTGACGCCGCTGGGCTATGACGTCCGCGATCACAAGCTGGTGGTCAACCCGGCGGAAGCCGCGACGGTGAAACACATTTATCAGCGATATCTGGAACTCGGTTCCGTCCGGCTCCTGAGAAACGATTTGGAGCGCCGCGAGATAGTCTCCAAGGTCCGGGTGTCGAAAAACGGCGTGCGATCGGGAGGCCGGCAATTTTCGCGCGGAGCTCTCTACCAGATGCTGTCGAACCCGATTTACCTCGGCGAAATCCGTCACAAGAAGGAACGCCATCCAGGGCAACACCAGCCGATAGTGAGCCGCGAGCTGTGGGAGAAGGTCCAGCGACGCTTGCGCGATCAGGCCGCCACTCATCGCGAACGCCCGACCAAGGCGCCGACCAGCCCGCTTGCGGGGAAACTGTTCGACGAGAACGGCAAGCCCCTATATGTGCAGGGCGCGGTAAAAGGCGCGCGCCATTATCGCTACTACGTCTCTCGTGAACTGGTGAGGGGCTCCGCAGAATATACTGACCGCGGGTGGCGCGTAGCTGCACCGGAGCTTGAGCGAGCCGTTCGCGCTGCGACTCTGCAGATTCTCGGCGATCGAGCGGCGATCGCCGGAGCGATTGAAGAACTCAACATCGATGCGAGCCGACTGCCTTCCATATTCAAGGCCGCCGAGGCTTGGATTAAAGGCCTACGGTCCGAAACGGAAGCCTCACCCGCGCTTGTCCGGCTAATCGAGCGCGTGGAACTCAAGCAGGACGGGATCCAAGTTTCGATCAAATTGCCGATCCCGGCCAGCGATGATCGAGATCCCGCGACCGCGAACGAACTTGCCCTCACCCGATTCGTCCCGATGCGGATGAAGCGACGCGGCGTTGAGATGCGGCTGATCATTGATGGTGACGCCACATCCTTGGCCCGTGTCGATCTACCGCTGCTCGACGCGACCGCCCGTGCGTATCGATGGTCCAACGATCTACTGGAGGGCCGAGCAAGGTCGATCGGCGAGATCGCCAAGCGAGAACATCTTACCAGCCGTCACGTGCGACGCGTGATGCGGCTGGCGTTTCTGGCGCCCAGGATCGTCGAGGCGATCGCCGAA of the Candidatus Binatus sp. genome contains:
- a CDS encoding recombinase family protein is translated as MEHAKSRTRRCAIYTRKSSEEGLEQDFNSLHAQREACEAFIKSQTGEGWRLVKTAYDDGGLSGGTMERPALQRLLEDIRRRLVDVVVVYKVDRLTRSLADFAKMVEVFDAHDVSFVSITQQFNTTTSMGRLTLNVLLSFAQFEREVTGERIRDKIAASKRKGMWMGGVTPLGYDVRDHKLVVNPAEAATVKHIYQRYLELGSVRLLRNDLERREIVSKVRVSKNGVRSGGRQFSRGALYQMLSNPIYLGEIRHKKERHPGQHQPIVSRELWEKVQRRLRDQAATHRERPTKAPTSPLAGKLFDENGKPLYVQGAVKGARHYRYYVSRELVRGSAEYTDRGWRVAAPELERAVRAATLQILGDRAAIAGAIEELNIDASRLPSIFKAAEAWIKGLRSETEASPALVRLIERVELKQDGIQVSIKLPIPASDDRDPATANELALTRFVPMRMKRRGVEMRLIIDGDATSLARVDLPLLDATARAYRWSNDLLEGRARSIGEIAKREHLTSRHVRRVMRLAFLAPRIVEAIAEGRQPADLSAIAMTQRIELPPLWSAQQQALDIR